From Streptomyces asiaticus, one genomic window encodes:
- a CDS encoding YihY/virulence factor BrkB family protein, producing MESLTRLPVVGPALAWLMHTHAWRTYERLDRVHWTRLAAAITFTSFLAFFPLIAVGAAIGAATLSQSQMAQLQKKLAQQIPGISGQLDLGALVQNAGTIGVVAGALLLFTGISWVGSLRECLRAVWELEEDPGNPLVRKVKDAYVLVGLGGVALVSFAVSALAATAVGRVARLIGIPENGVGGWLLWVAAFLIAVGADFLLLCYVLTWLPGVEPPRRTVVVAALIGAIGFELLKLLLSSYLKDVAAKSMYGAFGVPIALLLWINFTAKLTLYCAAWTATPPAAQAEHEEEWAAEADKAQPSEPSEPSEPSGSPEPSGPSGRPEPEVEKHRAGRPEGPPAAA from the coding sequence ATGGAATCGTTGACCCGGCTGCCTGTCGTCGGCCCCGCCCTGGCCTGGCTGATGCACACCCACGCCTGGCGTACGTACGAACGGCTCGACCGCGTCCACTGGACCCGGCTGGCCGCCGCGATCACGTTCACCAGCTTCCTCGCCTTCTTCCCGCTCATCGCCGTCGGTGCGGCGATCGGCGCGGCGACGCTCAGCCAGTCGCAGATGGCGCAGCTCCAGAAGAAGCTCGCCCAGCAGATCCCCGGTATCTCCGGCCAGCTCGACCTGGGCGCACTCGTCCAGAACGCCGGCACGATCGGGGTCGTCGCGGGCGCCCTGCTGCTGTTCACCGGCATCAGCTGGGTGGGCTCGCTGCGCGAGTGCCTGCGCGCCGTATGGGAGCTGGAGGAGGACCCCGGCAATCCGCTGGTGCGCAAGGTCAAGGACGCGTACGTGCTGGTCGGGCTGGGCGGGGTGGCGCTCGTCTCGTTCGCCGTGTCCGCCCTGGCCGCCACCGCCGTGGGCCGGGTCGCCCGGCTCATCGGCATCCCCGAGAACGGGGTCGGCGGCTGGCTGCTGTGGGTCGCCGCGTTCCTCATCGCCGTCGGCGCCGACTTCCTGCTGCTGTGCTACGTGCTGACCTGGCTCCCCGGCGTGGAGCCGCCCCGCCGCACGGTCGTGGTCGCCGCGCTCATCGGGGCGATCGGCTTCGAACTGCTCAAGCTGCTGCTCAGCAGCTATCTGAAGGATGTCGCCGCCAAGAGCATGTACGGGGCGTTCGGGGTGCCCATCGCGCTGCTGCTGTGGATCAACTTCACCGCGAAACTCACGCTGTACTGCGCGGCCTGGACCGCCACCCCGCCCGCCGCCCAGGCCGAGCACGAGGAGGAATGGGCGGCCGAGGCGGACAAGGCCCAGCCGTCGGAGCCGTCGGAGCCGTCGGAGCCGTCCGGGTCGCCCGAGCCGTCCGGGCCGTCGGGGCGGCCCGAGCCGGAGGTCGAAAAGCACCGCGCCGGCAGGCCGGAAGGCCCGCCGGCGGCGGCGTGA
- a CDS encoding 2'-5' RNA ligase family protein translates to MGTVTLGVSIAVPEPYGSFLQERRAGFGDPAAHGIPTHVTLLPPTEVDVAALPAVEDHLARVAAEGRPFPMRLEGTGTFRPLSPVVFVRIVEGAEECAVLQERIRAESGPCARELQFPYHPHVTVAHGIDEEAMDRAFAELKEYEAAWTITGFALYEQGADGVWRLDREYPFGADEQPGGVPPVVPRQVDLSRPAAPSR, encoded by the coding sequence GTGGGGACCGTAACGCTCGGCGTTTCGATCGCGGTCCCGGAGCCGTACGGCAGCTTCCTCCAGGAGCGGCGCGCGGGCTTCGGGGACCCGGCCGCCCATGGCATCCCCACGCATGTGACCCTCCTGCCGCCGACCGAGGTCGACGTCGCGGCGCTGCCCGCCGTGGAGGACCATCTGGCGCGGGTCGCGGCCGAGGGGCGGCCGTTCCCGATGCGGCTGGAGGGCACCGGCACCTTCCGGCCGCTCTCGCCGGTGGTCTTCGTCAGGATCGTCGAGGGCGCGGAGGAGTGCGCGGTGCTCCAGGAGCGGATCCGGGCGGAGTCCGGGCCGTGCGCGCGTGAGCTCCAGTTTCCGTACCACCCGCATGTCACGGTCGCGCACGGCATCGACGAGGAGGCGATGGACCGGGCGTTCGCGGAGCTCAAGGAGTACGAGGCCGCCTGGACGATCACCGGCTTCGCGCTGTACGAGCAGGGGGCGGACGGGGTCTGGCGGCTGGACCGCGAATATCCCTTCGGGGCGGATGAACAGCCGGGCGGTGTACCGCCCGTGGTGCCCCGTCAGGTGGATCTCTCGCGCCCCGCGGCGCCCTCTCGTTAG
- the trpS gene encoding tryptophan--tRNA ligase, giving the protein MALDRPRALSGIQPTAGSFHLGNYLGAIRQYVALQETHDAFYTVVDLHAITVPQDPAELRANSRLAAAQLLASGLDPDRCTLFIQSHVPEHAQLGWVMNCLTGFGEASRMTQFKDKSAKHGADRATVGLFTYPILQVADILLYQANHVPVGEDQRQHIELTRDLADRFNGRFGEIFTVPEPYIVKETGKIYDLQDPTIKMSKSASTPKGIVSLLDEPKVSAKKIKSAVTDLETEIRFDEEKKPGVSNLLTIYSTLTGTAIAELERRYEGKGYGALKTDLSEVLVEWVTPFRERTQEYLGDPATLDGILAKGADKARAVAAETLAATYDKVGFLPAAR; this is encoded by the coding sequence ATGGCCCTCGATCGTCCCCGTGCGCTCTCCGGTATCCAGCCCACAGCAGGTTCCTTCCACCTCGGCAACTACCTCGGCGCGATCCGGCAGTACGTCGCGTTGCAGGAGACCCACGACGCGTTCTACACCGTGGTCGACCTGCACGCGATCACCGTGCCGCAGGATCCGGCGGAGCTGCGCGCCAACAGCCGGCTCGCCGCAGCCCAGCTGCTCGCCTCCGGTCTGGACCCGGACCGCTGCACGCTCTTCATCCAGAGCCATGTGCCCGAGCACGCCCAGCTCGGCTGGGTGATGAACTGTCTCACCGGCTTCGGCGAGGCGTCCCGGATGACGCAGTTCAAGGACAAGTCGGCCAAGCACGGCGCCGACCGGGCCACCGTCGGCCTCTTCACCTACCCGATCCTCCAGGTCGCGGACATCCTGCTCTACCAGGCCAACCACGTCCCCGTCGGCGAGGACCAGCGCCAGCACATCGAGCTCACCCGCGATCTGGCCGACCGCTTCAACGGCCGCTTCGGCGAGATCTTCACCGTCCCCGAGCCGTACATCGTCAAGGAGACGGGCAAGATCTACGACCTCCAGGACCCGACGATCAAGATGAGCAAGTCGGCGTCCACGCCGAAGGGCATCGTCAGCCTCCTCGACGAGCCCAAGGTCTCGGCGAAGAAGATCAAGAGCGCGGTGACCGACCTCGAGACGGAGATCCGCTTCGACGAGGAGAAGAAGCCGGGCGTCAGCAATCTGCTGACCATCTACTCGACCCTGACCGGCACCGCCATCGCGGAGTTGGAGCGCCGTTACGAGGGCAAGGGCTACGGCGCGCTCAAGACCGACCTCTCCGAGGTGCTGGTCGAGTGGGTCACCCCGTTCCGCGAGCGGACCCAGGAATACCTGGGCGACCCCGCGACGTTGGACGGAATCCTGGCCAAGGGCGCGGACAAGGCCCGAGCCGTCGCCGCCGAAACACTGGCCGCCACCTACGACAAGGTGGGCTTCCTGCCCGCGGCGCGCTGA
- the glyA gene encoding serine hydroxymethyltransferase: protein MSLPLSHPALLAADPELASLVGSEELLQSETLRLIPSENYVSAAVLEASGTVLQNKYSEGYAGRRYYEGQQVIDQVETLAINRAKAVFGAEHANVQPYSGSPANLAVYLAFAKPGDTVMGMSLPMGGHLTHGWGVSATGAWFRGVQYGVRQDTGAIDFDQVRELARKERPKLIFCGGTAVPRTIDFAAFAEIAREVDAVLVADIAHIAGLIAGGAHPSPVPYADVISTTTHKTLRGPRGAMLMSRETHAKAIDKAVFPGLQGGPHNQTTAAIAVALHEAAQPAFRDYARAVVANAKALAEELLARGFELVSGGTDNHLILMDLTPKEVPGKVAAKALDQAGIVVNYNTVPYDPRKPFDPSGIRIGTPSLTSRGLSTEHMPAVADWIDRGVTAAGSGDEGALTKIRAEVSELMAAYPAPGLPTG from the coding sequence ATGAGCCTGCCCCTGTCCCATCCCGCCCTTCTCGCCGCCGACCCCGAACTGGCCTCGCTCGTCGGCTCCGAGGAGCTGTTGCAGTCCGAGACCCTGCGCCTGATCCCGAGCGAGAACTATGTCTCCGCCGCCGTCCTGGAAGCCTCCGGGACGGTGCTCCAGAACAAGTACAGCGAGGGCTACGCGGGCCGCCGCTACTACGAGGGCCAGCAGGTCATCGACCAGGTGGAGACCCTGGCGATCAACCGGGCCAAGGCCGTCTTCGGCGCCGAGCACGCCAATGTCCAGCCCTACTCCGGCTCGCCCGCCAACCTCGCGGTCTATCTGGCCTTCGCCAAGCCCGGTGACACCGTGATGGGCATGTCACTGCCCATGGGCGGCCATCTCACCCATGGCTGGGGCGTCTCCGCCACCGGCGCCTGGTTCCGCGGTGTCCAGTACGGGGTGCGGCAGGACACCGGCGCGATCGACTTCGACCAGGTGCGCGAGCTGGCCCGCAAGGAGCGGCCCAAGCTGATCTTCTGCGGTGGCACGGCGGTGCCCCGCACGATCGACTTCGCCGCCTTCGCGGAGATCGCCCGCGAGGTGGACGCGGTGCTCGTGGCCGATATCGCGCATATCGCCGGTCTGATCGCGGGCGGCGCCCATCCCTCGCCCGTCCCGTACGCCGATGTCATCTCCACCACCACTCATAAGACGCTCCGGGGTCCGCGCGGCGCGATGCTGATGTCGCGCGAGACCCATGCCAAGGCCATCGACAAGGCCGTCTTCCCCGGGCTCCAGGGCGGTCCGCACAACCAGACCACCGCCGCCATCGCGGTGGCCCTGCACGAGGCCGCCCAGCCCGCCTTCCGTGACTACGCCCGAGCCGTGGTCGCCAACGCCAAGGCGCTCGCCGAGGAACTGCTCGCCCGCGGTTTCGAGCTGGTCTCCGGCGGCACCGACAACCATCTGATCCTGATGGACCTGACGCCCAAGGAGGTGCCGGGCAAGGTCGCGGCCAAGGCCCTGGACCAGGCCGGGATCGTGGTGAACTACAACACCGTCCCGTACGACCCGCGCAAGCCCTTCGACCCGTCCGGTATCCGGATCGGCACCCCCTCTCTCACCTCGCGCGGTCTGTCCACCGAGCACATGCCCGCCGTGGCCGACTGGATCGACCGCGGGGTGACCGCCGCGGGGAGCGGTGACGAGGGCGCCCTCACCAAGATCAGGGCCGAGGTGTCCGAGCTGATGGCGGCCTACCCGGCGCCCGGTCTGCCGACCGGCTGA
- the rocD gene encoding ornithine--oxo-acid transaminase produces MGPGRSAERAIAAAEAHGAHNYHPLPVVVASAEGAWMTDVEGRRYLDLLAGYSALNFGHRNRRLIEAAKAQLDRVTLTSRAFHHDRFGAFCSELAELCGMEMVLPMNTGAEAVETAVKTARKWGYRIKGVPDGRARIIAAGNNFHGRTTTLISFSTDPEARADHGPFTPGFSIVPYGDLAAMEATLDTAPEETVAVLLEPIQGEAGVVVPPPGYLAGVRELTRERNVLFIADEIQSGLGRTGTTFACEHEGVVPDAYVLGKALGGGVVPVSAVVSSREVLGVHRPGEHGSTFGGSPLGCAVALEVIAMVRTGEFQRHSAALGELLHRELGLLRGKGVQEVRGRGLWAGVDIDPSRGTGRQISERLMDRGVLVKDTHGATIRIAPPLVISEEDLEWGLEQLRAVLAE; encoded by the coding sequence ATGGGACCGGGACGCTCCGCGGAGCGGGCCATCGCCGCCGCCGAGGCCCATGGCGCGCACAACTACCACCCGCTGCCGGTCGTCGTCGCGTCCGCCGAGGGCGCCTGGATGACCGATGTCGAGGGCCGCCGCTATCTCGATCTCCTCGCCGGATACTCGGCGCTCAACTTCGGGCATCGCAACCGCCGGCTGATCGAGGCCGCCAAGGCCCAGCTGGACCGGGTCACCCTCACCTCGCGCGCCTTCCACCACGACCGCTTCGGCGCCTTCTGCTCCGAGCTGGCCGAGCTGTGCGGCATGGAGATGGTGCTGCCCATGAACACGGGCGCGGAGGCGGTGGAGACGGCCGTCAAGACCGCCCGCAAATGGGGCTATCGGATCAAGGGCGTCCCGGACGGCCGGGCCAGGATCATCGCCGCCGGGAACAACTTCCACGGCCGGACGACCACCCTCATCAGCTTCTCCACCGATCCCGAGGCCCGTGCCGACCACGGCCCCTTCACCCCCGGGTTCTCGATCGTGCCGTACGGGGACTTGGCGGCGATGGAGGCGACGCTCGACACCGCGCCCGAGGAGACGGTCGCCGTACTGCTGGAGCCGATCCAGGGTGAGGCGGGGGTGGTGGTGCCGCCGCCCGGCTATCTGGCCGGGGTCCGGGAGCTGACCCGGGAGCGGAATGTGCTGTTCATCGCCGATGAGATCCAGTCCGGCCTCGGCCGGACCGGCACCACCTTCGCCTGCGAGCACGAGGGCGTGGTCCCCGACGCCTATGTGCTGGGCAAGGCGCTGGGCGGCGGGGTGGTGCCGGTGTCGGCGGTGGTGTCCTCCCGCGAGGTCCTCGGGGTGCACCGCCCCGGGGAGCACGGCTCGACGTTCGGCGGCTCCCCACTCGGCTGCGCGGTCGCCCTGGAGGTCATCGCCATGGTGCGGACCGGGGAGTTCCAGCGGCACTCGGCCGCGCTGGGCGAGCTGCTCCACCGGGAGCTGGGGCTGCTGCGGGGAAAGGGAGTCCAGGAGGTGCGCGGCCGGGGGCTGTGGGCGGGGGTGGACATCGATCCGTCGCGGGGCACCGGGCGGCAGATCTCCGAGCGGCTGATGGACCGCGGAGTGCTGGTCAAGGACACCCATGGCGCCACGATCCGGATCGCCCCGCCCCTGGTGATCAGCGAGGAGGATCTGGAGTGGGGGCTGGAGCAGCTGAGGGCGGTGCTGGCCGAGTGA
- a CDS encoding glutathionylspermidine synthase family protein — MKRHTIDPRPDWQSTVEEQGVIYPLTRYPDGSLRPYWDESAYYAFSLPEVEALEEVVEELHRMSLAAAAHIVETGRFADLGIDDPRLAGLIAESWHRRAEQPSVYGRFDLRYDGESGPAKLLEYNADTPTSLVEAASAQWFWMEDRFPGADQWNSLHERLVDAWRTQAALLPPGTPLYFAHSAGDELGEDLMTVAYLRETAEQAGLSTEAISMEDIGWERLSGRFVDKRFRFIRSCFKLYPWEWLATDRFGPHVLDTLDNGGGTGSTLWIEPAWKMLLSNKALLAVLWELFPDHPHLLPAYLDGPRELARTTGYVAKPLLGREGAGVTVHPPGEEPVVRDEPCCYQELAPLPDFDGNRVVLGAWVVEGESAGLGIRESAGLVTDEYARFIPHVIL, encoded by the coding sequence ATGAAGCGCCACACCATCGACCCCCGCCCCGACTGGCAGTCCACGGTGGAGGAGCAGGGGGTCATCTATCCGCTGACCCGCTACCCGGACGGCTCGCTCCGCCCCTACTGGGACGAGAGCGCCTACTACGCCTTCTCGCTGCCCGAGGTCGAGGCGCTGGAGGAGGTCGTCGAGGAGCTGCACCGGATGTCGCTGGCGGCGGCCGCCCATATCGTCGAGACCGGCCGCTTCGCCGACCTCGGCATCGACGATCCACGGCTGGCCGGGCTGATCGCCGAGTCCTGGCACCGCAGGGCCGAACAGCCCAGCGTCTACGGCAGGTTCGATCTGCGCTACGACGGTGAGTCGGGCCCGGCGAAGCTGCTGGAGTACAACGCCGACACACCCACCTCGCTGGTGGAGGCGGCCAGCGCCCAGTGGTTCTGGATGGAGGACCGCTTCCCCGGCGCCGACCAGTGGAACTCCCTCCATGAACGGCTGGTGGACGCCTGGCGCACCCAGGCGGCGCTGCTGCCGCCGGGGACGCCCCTGTACTTCGCCCATTCGGCCGGGGACGAGCTGGGCGAGGACCTGATGACGGTGGCCTATCTCCGGGAGACGGCCGAGCAGGCCGGGCTGAGCACCGAGGCGATCTCCATGGAGGACATCGGCTGGGAACGGCTGTCGGGCCGCTTCGTGGACAAGCGGTTCCGCTTCATCCGGAGCTGCTTCAAGCTCTACCCCTGGGAGTGGCTGGCCACCGACCGGTTCGGCCCGCATGTGCTGGACACGCTGGACAACGGGGGCGGCACCGGATCCACCCTGTGGATCGAACCGGCCTGGAAGATGCTGCTGTCCAACAAGGCGCTGCTGGCCGTGTTGTGGGAGCTCTTCCCGGACCACCCCCATCTGCTGCCCGCCTACCTCGACGGCCCCCGGGAACTGGCCCGCACCACCGGCTATGTGGCCAAACCGCTGCTGGGCCGCGAGGGCGCGGGGGTCACCGTGCATCCGCCGGGCGAGGAGCCCGTCGTACGTGACGAGCCGTGCTGCTACCAGGAACTGGCGCCGCTGCCCGACTTCGACGGCAACCGCGTGGTGCTCGGCGCCTGGGTGGTCGAGGGCGAGTCGGCGGGGCTCGGCATCCGCGAGTCGGCTGGGCTGGTGACGGATGAGTACGCGCGCTTCATTCCCCATGTGATCCTCTGA